The following coding sequences lie in one Brevibacterium marinum genomic window:
- a CDS encoding glycine betaine ABC transporter substrate-binding protein has product MHKLIGHTLNRRRALGTLGAVGAGMAAAALSGCTATTANLGGTKSGAAGRRITVGSKGFAESWIMGELYAQGLRARGYQVDLKTNVGSSDIINTALQSGQIDIYPEYTGVIVVNWAGTDTALGTAEETFDIATKWENEHGVTTLQATPFENKNAIAVRKEFADEHGLKKVSDLKGIGNFIYSTYPDNVSGAIGYEGIVETYGLDNMELKTLSIGLNYQAIERGEIQAADVFTTDPQLLRSDLVVLEDDKKLFGFQNVVPLIRDDVFHDLEGDAPEFLNALHSLLTIDAIQALNEASAINRIDPAQVAKVFLQENGLM; this is encoded by the coding sequence ATGCACAAACTGATTGGTCATACACTCAATCGGCGCCGAGCGCTGGGAACGCTCGGCGCCGTCGGAGCAGGAATGGCTGCGGCCGCCCTGAGCGGCTGTACTGCCACCACCGCGAATCTAGGCGGAACCAAATCCGGTGCCGCCGGCCGGAGGATCACAGTCGGGTCCAAGGGATTCGCCGAGAGCTGGATCATGGGCGAACTCTACGCTCAAGGTCTGCGAGCCCGCGGATACCAGGTGGATCTGAAGACGAACGTCGGCTCCAGTGACATCATCAACACAGCCCTGCAATCGGGTCAGATCGATATCTACCCCGAATACACCGGAGTCATTGTGGTGAATTGGGCCGGCACGGACACAGCATTGGGCACGGCTGAGGAAACCTTTGACATCGCCACGAAGTGGGAAAACGAACATGGAGTGACCACACTTCAGGCAACTCCGTTCGAGAATAAGAACGCGATCGCCGTGCGCAAAGAATTCGCCGACGAGCATGGACTCAAGAAGGTTTCCGACCTCAAAGGAATCGGCAACTTCATCTATTCGACTTACCCCGACAATGTCTCCGGGGCGATCGGGTATGAGGGAATCGTCGAAACCTACGGTCTGGACAATATGGAACTCAAGACCTTGAGCATCGGGTTGAATTATCAGGCGATCGAGCGGGGCGAGATCCAAGCGGCCGACGTGTTCACCACAGACCCGCAGCTGCTGAGGTCTGATCTTGTCGTCCTCGAGGATGACAAGAAGCTCTTCGGATTCCAAAATGTGGTGCCCCTGATCCGGGACGACGTGTTCCACGACCTTGAAGGGGATGCTCCCGAATTTCTCAATGCTCTTCATTCGCTCCTGACGATCGACGCTATCCAGGCTCTCAACGAGGCCTCTGCCATCAACAGGATCGACCCCGCCCAAGTGGCGAAGGTCTTCCTGCAAGAGAACGGACTGATGTGA